A window from Zavarzinia compransoris encodes these proteins:
- a CDS encoding ABC transporter ATP-binding protein produces the protein MNDIVRLEGVSKVYGSFTAVDNIDLAIREGEFVTLLGPSGCGKTTTLRMIAGFETADRGRIFLGTDDVTDRPPYRRPVNTVFQDYALFPHMTVARNVAYGLDIARGRSRKEIETIVFDCLNLVGLADKAGARPGQLSGGQRQRVAMARALACKPKVLLLDEPLSALDVKLREAMQVELKHLHEKLGITFLMVTHDQQEALVMSDRVVVMRNGRIEQSGTPFDLYDRPNSPYVADFIGASNLLAGTVTVVAGREVAVDIGGQAIRGRLAETAPVPAPGQAATVGLRPERLRIGAAPEGDESGLAVEITGHLFHGGAFRLEARVAGGKAALTIDLQRRSLATAEVIPAVGTLVQAHVRAADAVIFPEGAL, from the coding sequence ATGAACGACATCGTCCGGCTCGAAGGCGTTTCCAAGGTCTATGGTTCGTTCACGGCCGTCGACAATATCGACCTCGCCATCCGCGAGGGCGAATTCGTCACCCTGCTCGGCCCGTCCGGCTGCGGCAAGACGACGACCTTGCGCATGATCGCGGGCTTCGAGACGGCGGACCGCGGCCGCATCTTCCTCGGCACCGACGACGTTACCGACCGGCCGCCCTACCGGCGCCCGGTGAACACGGTCTTCCAGGATTACGCCCTGTTCCCCCACATGACGGTGGCGCGGAATGTCGCCTATGGCCTCGACATCGCCCGCGGCCGCTCGCGGAAGGAAATCGAGACCATCGTCTTCGACTGCCTGAACCTGGTCGGTCTCGCCGACAAGGCGGGGGCACGGCCCGGGCAATTGTCCGGCGGCCAGCGCCAGCGCGTCGCCATGGCCCGGGCGCTGGCCTGCAAGCCCAAGGTCCTGCTGCTGGACGAGCCCCTGTCCGCCCTCGACGTCAAGCTGCGCGAGGCGATGCAGGTCGAATTGAAGCACCTGCATGAGAAACTGGGCATTACCTTCCTGATGGTCACCCACGACCAGCAGGAGGCGCTGGTCATGTCCGACCGGGTGGTGGTCATGCGCAATGGCCGGATCGAACAGTCGGGCACGCCCTTCGACCTCTACGACCGGCCGAATTCGCCCTATGTCGCCGATTTCATCGGCGCCTCCAACCTTCTGGCCGGCACGGTGACGGTGGTCGCCGGGCGCGAGGTCGCGGTCGATATCGGCGGCCAGGCGATCCGCGGCCGGCTGGCGGAAACCGCCCCCGTGCCCGCGCCCGGCCAGGCGGCGACCGTCGGTCTGCGGCCGGAGCGCCTGCGCATCGGTGCGGCTCCCGAGGGCGACGAGAGCGGCCTCGCGGTCGAGATCACCGGCCACCTGTTCCACGGCGGCGCCTTCCGGCTGGAGGCGCGGGTGGCCGGCGGCAAGGCGGCCCTGACCATCGACCTCCAGCGCCGCTCGCTGGCGACGGCGGAGGTGATCCCGGCGGTCGGCACCCTCGTGCAGGCCCATGTCCGGGCGGCGGATGCGGTGATCTTTCCGGAAGGGGCGCTGTGA
- a CDS encoding ABC transporter permease, with protein MRAGQRRLAAFGLTFSGPFLWTLVFLIVPYAVLLAVSFWTRKFPVFVPDFQFGNYAQIFADPQYYTVILRTLKIAALVTLASIVLGYPLAYFLVFTVRSAKWRNILYMAVIVPLWVSYLLRAYTWKIILGTDGVLNSFLVWSGILSEPTDLFLYNQFSMVLTLTYIFIPFMVMPIFTALDKIPRRLIEASEDLGVGPFRTFLRIILPLSVGGVVAGATMTFCLAFGDFVAPALVGGPTGTMLANILQTQFGAALNWPLGSALAMIVLIIVLALMGLSNRIERAGRLDMA; from the coding sequence ATGCGGGCGGGGCAGCGCCGGCTGGCCGCCTTCGGCCTCACCTTTTCCGGGCCCTTTCTCTGGACCCTGGTGTTTCTCATCGTGCCTTATGCGGTGCTGCTCGCGGTCAGTTTCTGGACGCGGAAATTCCCGGTCTTCGTGCCCGATTTCCAGTTCGGCAACTATGCCCAGATCTTCGCCGACCCGCAGTATTACACCGTCATCCTGCGCACCCTGAAGATCGCGGCCCTGGTCACCCTGGCGTCGATCGTGCTCGGCTATCCGCTCGCCTATTTCCTGGTCTTCACCGTGCGTTCGGCGAAGTGGCGGAACATCCTCTACATGGCGGTGATCGTGCCCTTATGGGTGTCCTACCTGCTGCGCGCCTATACCTGGAAGATCATCCTCGGCACCGACGGCGTGCTGAATTCCTTCCTGGTCTGGAGCGGCATCCTGAGCGAGCCGACCGACCTCTTCCTCTACAACCAGTTCTCCATGGTCCTGACCCTGACCTATATCTTCATTCCCTTCATGGTCATGCCGATCTTCACCGCCCTGGACAAGATCCCGCGGCGCCTGATCGAAGCCTCCGAGGACCTGGGCGTCGGCCCGTTCCGCACCTTCCTGCGCATCATCCTGCCGCTGTCGGTCGGGGGCGTGGTGGCGGGGGCGACCATGACCTTCTGCCTCGCCTTCGGCGATTTCGTGGCGCCGGCCCTGGTCGGCGGGCCGACCGGCACCATGCTGGCCAATATCCTGCAAACCCAGTTCGGGGCGGCGCTGAACTGGCCGCTCGGCTCCGCGCTCGCCATGATCGTGCTGATCATCGTGCTGGCCCTGATGGGCCTGTCGAACCGGATCGAGCGCGCCGGCCGGCTGGACATGGCGTGA
- a CDS encoding PAS domain-containing protein: MIRPKVTPDADMILVDVIGPDGRFAWVNPAQCAALGYAPEALVGMPAEAVYDDRSAAVLRALINDPPADGIVDAVELVLVRRAGRLLRTLATGRVRAAGRGVEVQLSKIDLGPIGRRLEKLETDNRVLRAIVHDATEAHWCIEFTEPVDVTQPTETVVAQVFENQSYWRMCNRAMAALYELPEDLDFNEQNVRLYWPRSPANESFVRQFAEAGFDIKGAISVDRRHDGLNFVIENDMRGEIRDGFLHRIWGNCRHVSRDGTAAIPAERRLQALRQVFDAVPDAVAVIDADGRTLWTNAAFGRAFGDDAAANDSIQALAAGGAPFNQWHAALVRRRDGTTACNIHCDKVAGDDGRPCTVAVIRLDAGAERAPVARRGRR; this comes from the coding sequence TTGATCAGACCGAAGGTCACCCCCGACGCGGATATGATCCTGGTCGACGTCATCGGCCCGGACGGGCGCTTTGCCTGGGTCAACCCGGCGCAATGCGCGGCGCTCGGCTATGCGCCGGAAGCCCTGGTCGGCATGCCGGCGGAGGCGGTCTATGACGACCGCTCGGCCGCGGTGCTGCGCGCCCTGATCAACGATCCGCCGGCGGACGGCATCGTCGATGCGGTCGAACTGGTCCTGGTGCGGCGGGCCGGGCGCCTGCTGCGCACCCTGGCCACCGGGCGGGTGCGGGCGGCCGGGCGCGGCGTCGAGGTGCAATTGTCGAAGATCGACCTCGGCCCCATCGGCCGGCGGCTGGAAAAGCTGGAAACCGACAACCGGGTGCTGCGCGCCATCGTCCATGACGCGACCGAAGCCCATTGGTGCATCGAATTCACCGAGCCGGTCGACGTCACCCAGCCGACCGAGACGGTGGTGGCCCAGGTGTTCGAGAACCAGTCCTATTGGCGCATGTGCAACCGGGCCATGGCGGCACTTTACGAACTGCCGGAAGACCTGGACTTCAACGAGCAGAATGTCCGCCTCTACTGGCCGCGCAGCCCGGCGAACGAATCCTTCGTCCGCCAGTTCGCCGAGGCGGGTTTCGACATCAAGGGCGCGATCTCGGTCGACCGCCGCCACGACGGTTTGAATTTCGTCATCGAGAACGACATGCGGGGCGAAATCCGCGACGGCTTCCTGCACCGGATCTGGGGCAACTGCCGCCACGTCAGCCGGGACGGCACGGCGGCGATCCCGGCGGAACGGCGCTTGCAGGCGCTGCGTCAGGTGTTCGATGCGGTGCCCGATGCGGTCGCCGTCATCGATGCGGACGGCCGCACCCTGTGGACCAATGCCGCCTTCGGCCGCGCCTTCGGCGACGATGCCGCCGCCAACGACAGCATCCAGGCGCTGGCCGCCGGCGGTGCGCCCTTCAACCAGTGGCACGCCGCCCTGGTGCGGCGCCGCGACGGCACGACCGCCTGTAACATCCATTGCGACAAGGTCGCGGGCGACGACGGACGGCCCTGTACGGTCGCCGTCATCCGCCTGGATGCGGGGGCCGAGCGTGCGCCGGTCGCCCGGCGGGGGCGGCGCTGA
- a CDS encoding sigma-54 interaction domain-containing protein: protein MVKPAQISPFRFGVLETAAASWAELQGLLGSEAFQAFADVLPDGIIVIDAEDRVRCLNRAAERATGTERREIEGRSLERLLRQSSLDFEDFLAACDRGQAQGVLRGRTDGRSYLATRRLVICRDSEERLAVLLFRDAEALERPRRGGAEGRLPGQGGDPGTGEDLFLGGAMAELVARGVKAYGRRARILLLGESGVGKTAIARHLHLSAGGRSRPFVHVNCGSIPETLFESEMFGYERGAFTGALQTGKRGYIESAAGGTLFLDEIGEIPLVAQAKLLKFLEDGTIQPVGAAVGKRVETRIIAATNRDLEAMMAAGSFRRDLFYRISTFTIRIPSLRERADREGLLDLLLARVNAEPGTALVLSPECRAALLAHDYPGNVRELMNLLEHLAIVAEGPAMPADLPAGLSRPVPVAAAGEASLKAQVRAFEEAVIRDAVNRFGSKREAARHLGVDIATLVRKTKKDEGGQGFVEDAE, encoded by the coding sequence ATGGTGAAGCCGGCCCAGATCTCGCCTTTCCGGTTCGGCGTGCTCGAAACCGCGGCGGCATCCTGGGCCGAGTTGCAGGGCCTCCTGGGCAGCGAGGCATTCCAGGCTTTCGCCGACGTCCTGCCCGACGGCATCATCGTGATCGATGCCGAGGACCGGGTGCGCTGCCTGAACCGGGCGGCGGAACGGGCGACCGGGACCGAGCGGCGCGAGATCGAGGGCCGCAGCCTGGAACGGCTGCTGCGCCAGTCGAGCCTGGATTTCGAGGATTTCCTGGCCGCCTGCGACCGCGGCCAGGCCCAGGGCGTGCTGCGCGGGCGGACCGACGGCCGCAGCTATCTGGCCACCCGCCGCCTCGTCATCTGCCGGGACAGCGAGGAACGCCTGGCGGTCCTCCTGTTCCGCGATGCCGAGGCGCTGGAGCGGCCGCGCCGCGGCGGGGCGGAGGGGCGCCTGCCCGGCCAGGGCGGCGATCCCGGCACGGGCGAGGACCTGTTCCTCGGCGGTGCCATGGCCGAACTGGTCGCCCGCGGGGTCAAGGCCTATGGCCGGCGGGCGCGCATCCTGCTGCTGGGCGAATCCGGGGTCGGCAAGACCGCGATCGCGCGCCACCTGCATCTTTCGGCCGGCGGGCGCAGCCGGCCCTTCGTCCATGTCAACTGCGGCTCGATCCCCGAGACCCTGTTCGAATCCGAAATGTTCGGCTACGAGCGCGGCGCCTTCACCGGCGCGCTTCAGACCGGCAAGCGCGGCTATATCGAAAGTGCTGCCGGCGGCACCCTGTTCCTCGACGAGATCGGCGAGATCCCGCTGGTCGCCCAGGCGAAACTGCTGAAGTTCCTGGAAGACGGCACGATCCAGCCGGTCGGGGCCGCGGTCGGCAAAAGGGTGGAGACCCGGATCATCGCCGCCACCAACCGCGACCTCGAGGCCATGATGGCGGCGGGCAGCTTCCGCCGCGACCTGTTCTACCGGATCAGCACCTTCACCATCCGCATCCCCTCGCTCCGCGAACGGGCGGACCGGGAGGGGTTGCTGGACCTGCTGCTGGCCCGGGTCAATGCCGAGCCGGGCACGGCCCTGGTGCTTAGCCCCGAATGCCGGGCGGCCCTGCTTGCCCATGACTACCCGGGCAATGTGCGCGAATTGATGAACCTTCTCGAACATCTGGCCATCGTCGCCGAGGGGCCGGCGATGCCCGCCGACCTGCCGGCGGGCCTGTCCCGGCCGGTGCCGGTCGCCGCCGCCGGCGAGGCCAGCCTGAAGGCACAGGTCCGCGCCTTCGAGGAGGCGGTGATCCGCGATGCCGTCAACCGCTTCGGCAGCAAGCGGGAAGCGGCCCGTCACCTCGGTGTCGATATCGCCACCCTGGTGCGCAAGACCAAGAAGGACGAGGGAGGTCAGGGTTTCGTCGAGGATGCCGAATAG
- a CDS encoding ABC transporter permease, whose product MRFLWWQKGLIGGAVATLLFLYLPIVVLALFSFNDSPVTTFPLSGFTLGWYEKFLANDAIQRAILNSLIVATSATALTVVLGVPAALALDRFHFPGKGLFQNTILLPLSLPGIVTGIAMLNFYKQIGLPQSLTAVIIGHATALMGIVVSQVMARLAKVNRRLEEASADLGATPWQTFTRVTLPSIRTSIMGSALLSFTLSFDEIPVTYFLTGRENTLPMYIYSTLRRGITPEINAVGTVIVVLSLVLIVASVSLLRDGGRE is encoded by the coding sequence ATGCGATTTCTCTGGTGGCAGAAGGGCTTGATCGGCGGCGCCGTCGCGACCCTGTTGTTCCTTTACCTGCCGATCGTCGTGCTGGCGCTGTTTTCCTTCAACGACAGCCCGGTGACGACCTTCCCGCTGTCGGGCTTCACCCTCGGATGGTACGAGAAATTCCTCGCCAACGACGCGATCCAGCGCGCGATCCTGAACAGCCTGATCGTGGCCACGTCGGCGACCGCGCTGACCGTGGTGCTGGGCGTGCCGGCGGCGCTGGCCCTCGACCGCTTCCATTTCCCGGGCAAGGGCCTGTTCCAGAACACGATCCTGTTGCCGCTCAGCCTGCCGGGCATCGTCACCGGCATCGCCATGCTGAATTTCTACAAGCAGATCGGCCTGCCGCAGAGCCTGACCGCCGTCATCATCGGCCATGCCACCGCCCTGATGGGCATCGTCGTGTCCCAGGTGATGGCGCGCCTGGCCAAGGTCAACCGCCGCCTGGAAGAAGCCTCGGCCGATCTCGGGGCGACGCCCTGGCAGACCTTCACCCGGGTCACCTTGCCGTCGATCCGAACCTCGATCATGGGCTCGGCCCTGCTGTCCTTCACCCTGTCGTTCGACGAGATCCCGGTCACCTATTTCCTGACCGGGCGGGAGAATACCCTGCCGATGTATATCTATTCGACGCTCCGGCGCGGCATCACGCCCGAGATCAATGCGGTCGGCACGGTGATCGTGGTGCTGTCGCTGGTCCTGATCGTCGCCTCCGTCTCCCTGCTGCGCGACGGGGGCCGGGAATGA
- a CDS encoding ABC transporter substrate-binding protein, producing the protein MSRLNRLCTRSLGALMIAATAASASASAAELSLLTWEGYADASFIKDFETESSCKVSATYVGSNDDFAPKLAAGGGVYDIIVPSIDTIGLMRLAGFVDPVDPAKVPALKETYERFNTATDVTFEGTQWSVPLVWGSISLMYRTDKVSPAPDSIAVMFDPKYKGKIAFWDDKSTLYWAARYLGITNIYDMTDEELEKVKAKLIEQKPLVRKYWATAGELTDLYANQEVWVSNTWTGLQSGMIRALNKGFDVTEFLPKEKGEGWMDSMMLVKGSANTDCAYKFINYMLSPKGQCGIIGVTGYFPVSPKAVEGCLDEAAKKANHVNDLGFIDGLVMWQMPARLDKYLETWNAVKAAQ; encoded by the coding sequence ATGAGCCGTCTCAACCGCCTTTGTACCCGTTCGCTCGGCGCGCTGATGATCGCCGCCACCGCCGCCTCGGCCAGCGCCTCGGCCGCGGAATTGTCCCTGCTGACCTGGGAAGGCTATGCCGACGCCAGTTTCATCAAGGATTTCGAGACTGAATCGAGCTGCAAGGTGAGCGCCACCTATGTCGGCTCGAACGACGATTTCGCCCCCAAGCTGGCGGCCGGCGGCGGCGTCTACGACATCATCGTGCCGTCGATCGATACCATCGGCCTGATGCGCCTGGCCGGCTTCGTCGATCCCGTCGATCCCGCCAAGGTGCCGGCGCTGAAGGAGACTTACGAGCGCTTCAACACCGCGACCGATGTCACCTTCGAGGGCACGCAATGGTCGGTGCCGCTGGTCTGGGGCTCGATCTCGCTGATGTACCGGACGGACAAGGTGAGCCCGGCGCCGGATTCGATCGCCGTGATGTTCGATCCGAAATACAAGGGCAAGATCGCCTTCTGGGACGACAAGTCGACCCTCTACTGGGCGGCCCGCTATCTCGGCATCACCAATATCTACGACATGACCGACGAGGAACTGGAAAAGGTCAAGGCCAAGCTGATCGAGCAGAAGCCGCTGGTCCGCAAGTACTGGGCCACCGCCGGCGAATTGACCGATCTCTACGCCAACCAGGAAGTCTGGGTCTCGAATACCTGGACCGGGCTTCAGTCCGGCATGATCCGGGCCCTGAACAAGGGCTTCGACGTCACCGAATTCCTGCCCAAGGAAAAGGGCGAGGGCTGGATGGACAGCATGATGCTGGTGAAGGGCAGCGCCAATACGGATTGCGCCTATAAGTTCATCAACTACATGCTGTCGCCCAAGGGCCAGTGCGGCATCATCGGCGTTACCGGCTATTTCCCGGTCAGCCCCAAGGCGGTCGAGGGCTGCCTGGACGAGGCGGCGAAGAAGGCGAACCATGTGAACGACCTCGGCTTCATCGACGGCCTCGTGATGTGGCAGATGCCGGCCCGGCTCGACAAATACCTGGAAACCTGGAATGCCGTGAAGGCGGCCCAGTAA
- a CDS encoding phytanoyl-CoA dioxygenase family protein, whose product MLKFTSEQIAQYRRDGFLIVDRIISDEMVAAIKARFEPLFVDGRYETGIRPDEVNLPEGDPPYTKQICNGWRADLTVARTAFDPAIGEACATLAGWPGARLQIDNLLWKPPAGRPIGFHQDSAYLHWLDKPDMTTCWIALDDTTAEGGPIMYLRGSQKWGISQPIARFHGPEDDMLEAREWAEKNGFEIDLVPIVVPAGGGAFHDGWTWHGSRVNRMPVPRRSISIHMLNAEARYNPDKLTIGTGPVYSRFMKFGTNELDDNFFPVTWHESGYRTPGLDDYVRHGRKVAA is encoded by the coding sequence ATGCTGAAGTTCACGTCCGAACAGATCGCGCAATACCGCCGCGACGGCTTCCTGATCGTCGACCGCATCATTTCCGACGAGATGGTGGCGGCGATCAAGGCGCGCTTCGAACCCTTGTTCGTCGACGGCCGCTACGAGACCGGCATCCGGCCGGACGAGGTCAACCTGCCCGAGGGCGATCCCCCCTATACCAAGCAGATCTGCAACGGCTGGCGTGCCGACCTGACGGTGGCGAGGACGGCCTTCGACCCCGCGATCGGGGAAGCCTGCGCGACGCTCGCCGGCTGGCCCGGCGCCCGCCTCCAGATCGACAACCTGCTGTGGAAGCCGCCGGCCGGCCGGCCCATCGGCTTTCACCAGGACAGCGCCTATCTGCACTGGCTGGACAAGCCGGACATGACCACCTGCTGGATCGCCCTCGACGACACCACCGCCGAGGGCGGGCCGATCATGTATCTGCGCGGGTCGCAGAAATGGGGCATCTCGCAGCCGATCGCCCGTTTCCACGGCCCCGAGGACGACATGCTGGAAGCTCGCGAATGGGCCGAGAAGAACGGCTTCGAGATCGACCTCGTGCCGATCGTGGTGCCGGCCGGCGGCGGCGCCTTCCACGACGGCTGGACCTGGCACGGGTCGCGCGTCAACCGGATGCCGGTGCCCCGGCGCAGCATTTCGATCCATATGCTGAACGCCGAGGCGCGCTACAACCCCGACAAGCTGACCATCGGCACGGGGCCCGTCTACAGCCGCTTCATGAAGTTCGGCACCAACGAATTGGACGACAATTTCTTCCCCGTCACCTGGCACGAGAGCGGCTATCGCACCCCCGGCCTCGACGACTACGTCCGCCACGGCCGCAAGGTGGCGGCATGA
- a CDS encoding type 1 glutamine amidotransferase, with protein sequence MTRLLFISQLGEPGRSYDPAIWCRAPGGDDETRWFEACLEATGLRHRIAYTGLHACRGEALPEDVAAIDAVVIGGSFASVADRHPWQRAIAAWLPRWRATGRPLFGICGGHQLVSDTYGGAVGRIAAGPEIGTLPLTLTAAGRGHYLMQGFEDGDRFHFGNFDQVERAPAGATVLAVRPTMAHAALDHGGGWITTQFHPESTADIMASGWLQTRPDWMPRYHPLARCHLMIRNFLTGSGAVAA encoded by the coding sequence ATGACCCGGCTGCTCTTCATCTCGCAACTGGGCGAGCCGGGCCGCTCCTACGATCCCGCCATCTGGTGCCGGGCGCCGGGCGGCGACGACGAGACCCGCTGGTTCGAAGCCTGCCTGGAGGCGACGGGCCTGCGCCACCGCATCGCCTATACCGGCCTGCATGCCTGCCGGGGCGAAGCCCTGCCCGAGGATGTGGCGGCGATCGACGCCGTCGTCATTGGCGGCAGTTTCGCTTCCGTCGCCGACCGCCATCCCTGGCAGCGGGCGATCGCGGCCTGGCTGCCGCGCTGGCGCGCCACCGGCCGGCCCCTGTTCGGCATCTGCGGCGGCCACCAGCTGGTTTCGGACACTTACGGCGGCGCGGTCGGGCGCATTGCGGCAGGGCCGGAGATCGGCACCCTGCCGCTGACCCTGACCGCGGCCGGGCGCGGCCACTACCTGATGCAGGGGTTCGAGGACGGCGACCGCTTCCACTTCGGCAATTTCGACCAGGTGGAGCGGGCCCCGGCCGGGGCGACCGTGCTGGCCGTGCGGCCGACCATGGCCCATGCCGCCCTCGATCACGGCGGCGGCTGGATCACCACCCAGTTCCACCCGGAATCGACCGCCGACATCATGGCCAGCGGCTGGCTGCAGACGAGGCCGGACTGGATGCCGCGCTATCACCCGCTCGCCCGCTGCCACCTGATGATCCGGAATTTCCTCACCGGCTCGGGCGCGGTCGCGGCTTGA
- a CDS encoding MBL fold metallo-hydrolase, with product MLKVGIVPVTPFAQNCSLVWCDRTMKGAAVDPGGDLDRIRGAIEQVGITLEKVLLTHGHLDHASAAGELAAEAGVPIEGPHEEDEFLIHSLRQQGEAYGFPLYPAFKPSRWLQGGDTVTVGEEVLEVKHCPGHTPGHVVFFHGGSKLAIVGDVLFKGSIGRTDFPRGDHATLIRSITRELWPLGADVTFIPGHGPVSTFGEERRSNPFVADRALAEGI from the coding sequence ATGCTGAAAGTCGGCATCGTTCCGGTAACGCCCTTTGCCCAGAACTGTTCCCTCGTCTGGTGCGACCGGACCATGAAGGGCGCCGCGGTCGATCCCGGCGGCGATCTCGACCGCATCCGGGGCGCGATCGAGCAGGTCGGCATCACGCTGGAAAAAGTGCTGCTGACCCATGGCCATCTCGACCATGCCTCGGCCGCCGGCGAATTGGCGGCCGAGGCGGGCGTGCCCATCGAAGGCCCGCATGAGGAAGACGAATTCCTGATCCATAGCCTCCGCCAGCAGGGCGAGGCCTATGGCTTCCCGCTCTACCCCGCGTTCAAGCCGAGCCGCTGGCTACAGGGCGGCGACACGGTGACGGTGGGCGAGGAAGTGCTGGAGGTGAAGCATTGCCCCGGCCATACCCCGGGCCATGTCGTCTTCTTCCATGGCGGCAGCAAGCTCGCCATCGTCGGCGACGTGCTGTTCAAGGGCTCGATCGGGCGCACCGATTTCCCTCGCGGCGACCATGCGACCCTGATCCGCTCGATCACCCGGGAACTCTGGCCCTTGGGCGCCGACGTCACCTTCATCCCCGGCCACGGCCCGGTCTCCACCTTCGGGGAGGAGCGGCGCAGCAATCCCTTCGTCGCCGACCGGGCCCTGGCCGAGGGGATCTGA
- a CDS encoding glutamine synthetase family protein, with protein MNQHSPIDTPNTELAKYVADEARRALVARVGEKIRKLGIEHVYFQFVSVTGRVMGKSVPAAHWAAIANKGVQLWYGAIADVCADRRGNYIGYGSNAAELVALPDPETFCQLPWNPRIGRVFCTVFRHREEEVNPGGFLTSDARGNLRRIHDKFKRDHGGLHLRIGCEPEMMWLKRGPDGKFAGGTTKPFAYHIDQFEQLSHVILKVNDYARAMGLDMIQSDHEDAPGQVELNITFDDPLRNADRLTTYRQICAQVARENNLIATFMTKPFMGMSANGCHHNVSLWTGGEDILNPLGHDGELPGMEELFTYRKGGKNEFLRDDGHWMPPETGLHAIGGMLRHLPALTCIGASTVNSYRRLADLGFWAPVYADWGFQNRTVAVRVSAPGRLEYRAVDSLVNPYLMAGALLVAFDDGLVGRIDPGTPEQRNIYEAMEAGKIVHRIPSDLREALDALEKDRVIADGALPDEMMRCFMHLKRDEWERFIATVTEWDFDRYLEFLP; from the coding sequence ATGAACCAGCACAGCCCCATCGACACGCCCAATACCGAACTGGCGAAATATGTCGCCGACGAGGCCCGCCGGGCTCTGGTCGCCCGGGTGGGGGAGAAGATCCGGAAACTGGGCATCGAGCATGTCTATTTCCAGTTCGTCTCGGTCACCGGCCGGGTGATGGGCAAATCGGTGCCGGCCGCCCATTGGGCCGCCATCGCCAACAAGGGCGTGCAGCTCTGGTACGGCGCGATCGCCGACGTCTGCGCCGACCGCCGGGGCAATTACATCGGTTACGGCTCGAACGCGGCCGAACTGGTCGCCCTGCCCGATCCCGAGACCTTCTGCCAACTGCCCTGGAACCCGCGCATCGGCCGGGTCTTCTGCACCGTCTTCCGCCACCGCGAGGAAGAGGTGAACCCCGGCGGCTTCCTGACCTCGGACGCCCGCGGCAACCTGCGCCGCATCCACGACAAGTTCAAGCGGGACCACGGCGGCCTGCACCTGCGGATCGGCTGCGAGCCCGAGATGATGTGGCTGAAGCGCGGCCCCGACGGCAAGTTCGCCGGCGGCACCACCAAGCCCTTCGCCTATCACATCGACCAGTTCGAGCAATTGTCCCATGTAATCCTCAAGGTCAACGACTATGCCCGGGCCATGGGCCTCGACATGATCCAGTCGGACCACGAGGATGCGCCGGGGCAGGTGGAGCTGAACATCACCTTCGACGATCCCTTGCGGAACGCCGACCGTCTCACCACCTATCGCCAGATCTGCGCCCAGGTGGCGCGCGAGAACAACCTGATCGCCACCTTCATGACCAAGCCCTTCATGGGCATGTCGGCGAACGGCTGCCATCATAATGTCTCGCTGTGGACCGGGGGCGAGGATATCCTCAACCCCCTCGGCCATGACGGCGAACTGCCGGGCATGGAGGAATTGTTCACCTACCGGAAGGGCGGAAAGAACGAATTCCTGCGCGACGACGGCCATTGGATGCCGCCGGAAACCGGGCTGCACGCGATCGGCGGCATGCTGCGCCACCTGCCCGCGCTCACCTGCATCGGGGCGTCCACGGTCAATTCCTATCGCCGGCTGGCCGATCTCGGCTTCTGGGCGCCGGTCTATGCCGACTGGGGCTTCCAGAACCGCACCGTGGCGGTGCGCGTCTCGGCGCCGGGACGCCTGGAGTATCGCGCGGTCGACAGCCTGGTGAACCCCTATCTGATGGCGGGCGCCCTGCTCGTCGCCTTCGACGACGGCCTCGTCGGCCGGATCGACCCGGGCACCCCCGAACAGCGCAACATCTATGAGGCGATGGAGGCGGGCAAGATCGTCCACCGCATCCCGTCCGACCTGCGCGAGGCGCTGGATGCGCTGGAAAAGGACCGGGTGATCGCGGACGGCGCCCTGCCGGACGAGATGATGCGCTGCTTCATGCACCTGAAGCGCGACGAATGGGAGCGCTTCATCGCCACCGTCACCGAATGGGATTTCGATCGTTACCTGGAATTCCTGCCGTAA